From Novipirellula artificiosorum, the proteins below share one genomic window:
- a CDS encoding NIPSNAP family protein codes for MTALSSISHAADSSPQIYEVRSYLLAENSDVGAIDAYLRDALIPALQRQGIGPIGAFTNAANDESGSRRIVVVIPYADANAVVSSAQTLRKDAQYAADAKEYLGRAPDNPPYLRITSELLTAMDCMPKLAVAKESLLNGDRVYELRLYESPSEQIGDLKVDMFNSGEVPIFLDSGVQPIFIGQCVIGPQTPSLTYLTVYPNEEARIEAWKAFRIHPDWKVLSKVPKYKGTVSHIDKYLLLPKPYSQM; via the coding sequence ATGACCGCTCTTTCGTCCATCAGCCACGCTGCGGATTCCAGCCCGCAAATCTATGAAGTCCGTTCCTACTTGCTCGCCGAAAACAGCGATGTGGGGGCGATCGATGCCTACCTCCGCGACGCGCTGATTCCCGCACTCCAACGTCAAGGGATCGGGCCGATCGGCGCGTTTACGAATGCCGCCAACGACGAATCCGGAAGTCGCCGCATCGTTGTGGTCATCCCCTATGCAGACGCAAACGCAGTCGTGTCGTCAGCCCAAACTCTGAGAAAGGACGCGCAGTACGCTGCCGATGCGAAAGAATATCTCGGTCGAGCCCCCGACAATCCACCGTACCTGCGGATCACCAGCGAATTGTTGACGGCAATGGATTGCATGCCAAAGTTGGCAGTTGCCAAGGAGTCGCTGCTCAACGGTGATCGTGTCTACGAATTGCGACTGTACGAAAGCCCAAGCGAACAAATCGGCGATTTGAAGGTCGATATGTTCAATTCAGGCGAAGTCCCAATTTTTCTCGACAGCGGAGTTCAGCCGATCTTTATTGGCCAGTGCGTCATCGGCCCGCAAACCCCAAGCCTGACCTACTTGACGGTCTATCCGAATGAAGAGGCTCGTATCGAAGCGTGGAAGGCGTTTCGTATCCACCCCGATTGGAAGGTTTTAAGCAAGGTTCCAAAGTACAAGGGAACCGTAAGCCACATCGACAAGTACCTCTTGCTGCCAAAGCCGTACTCCCAGATGTAG
- the mutS gene encoding DNA mismatch repair protein MutS, whose product MTPMMKQYHEAKAACGDALLFFRMGDFYELFLDDAKVAAKILGLTLTSRDKDSDNPTAMAGFPYHQLDSYLNKLIRAGYRAAVCEQVEDPKQAKGLVRREITRLVSAGTLTDDGLLDPREANYLAAVYLASPKTKSREETEPTAGIAWAELSSGRFEAGIFPKSRIEDELARIGPAEVIYREDDVRLSPDTTAPWSWTSRPAWSFAEDASRDALCKQFAVHNLEGFGFVDADGPAIRAAGAALTYLQETQRGGLDHFRSITAHHRSGVLQIDASTRASLEITRTIRSGSREGSLLGVIDRTCTPMGARLLADWIAAPLIDRARIECRLDAVSELVGDARLRGDIRETLKRTFDLTRLLARIATGRTGPRDLQQVARTLASLPDLKARLTNRKSERLQFVEAHLHLCPELRAQLESSLADECPLAASDGNFIRQGFDKELDALRLLARGGKEWIAAYQREQMEATGIQNLKVGYNKVFGYFLEANNSQRDKIPDHFIRKQTLKNCERFITPELKEYEEKVLAADDQASAREQLLFQNLRLQTHQHLSILQEVATAIAELDVLAALAEIASGRKWVRPELTDDSILQIEAGRHPVLDVTLPQGEFVPNDCVHSPEAGMILLITGPNMAGKSTYIRQVALITLLAQAGSFVPAETATIGIADRIFARVGASDELSRGQSTFMVEMVETARILNTASPRSLVILDEIGRGTSTYDGLSLAWAITEYLHEQIGCRTLFATHYHELTQLEETLPRVANLNVAVKEWNDEVVFLHRIVSGGADKSYGIHVARLAGIPKAVNERAKDVLAQLEVDHRDSLDRPTLSPPGDAAKQNHYQLTLFGFADHPLLDELQKLDVNAMTPMDALQFLQAAKNQLQTPAKS is encoded by the coding sequence ATGACACCGATGATGAAGCAATACCATGAAGCGAAGGCGGCGTGCGGGGACGCACTGCTGTTTTTCCGGATGGGCGACTTTTACGAGCTGTTTCTTGATGACGCCAAAGTCGCCGCCAAGATCCTCGGGCTGACGCTCACCAGCCGTGACAAAGATAGTGACAATCCGACCGCCATGGCCGGTTTCCCCTACCATCAACTCGATTCCTACCTGAATAAGCTGATTCGGGCCGGTTATCGAGCAGCGGTATGCGAGCAGGTCGAGGACCCGAAGCAGGCCAAAGGGCTGGTGCGTCGTGAAATCACCCGATTGGTCAGCGCCGGAACGCTGACAGACGACGGCCTGCTCGATCCGCGCGAAGCGAACTATTTGGCGGCCGTCTATTTGGCGAGCCCGAAAACCAAGAGCAGGGAGGAAACCGAGCCGACCGCCGGAATCGCGTGGGCCGAGCTGTCGAGTGGTCGCTTCGAAGCCGGCATCTTCCCGAAATCGCGGATCGAAGATGAACTGGCGCGGATCGGCCCTGCGGAAGTCATTTATCGTGAAGATGACGTGCGACTCAGCCCGGACACCACAGCCCCTTGGTCCTGGACCTCGCGGCCGGCGTGGTCGTTTGCCGAAGACGCGTCGCGTGACGCCCTGTGTAAACAGTTTGCGGTTCACAACCTTGAAGGTTTTGGCTTCGTTGACGCCGATGGCCCCGCGATCCGGGCGGCTGGGGCAGCGTTGACGTACCTCCAGGAAACGCAACGAGGAGGGCTCGACCACTTTCGCTCGATCACGGCTCATCACCGTTCGGGCGTCTTGCAGATTGATGCGTCGACTCGCGCCAGCCTCGAAATCACACGGACGATTCGCAGTGGTTCTCGCGAGGGTTCGCTGTTGGGGGTGATCGATCGAACGTGTACGCCGATGGGAGCACGATTGTTGGCCGACTGGATTGCCGCGCCGTTGATTGATCGTGCCCGAATCGAATGCCGTCTCGATGCGGTTTCCGAACTGGTCGGCGATGCGCGGCTTCGCGGCGATATCCGCGAAACCTTGAAGCGAACGTTTGATTTGACTCGGCTGCTGGCGAGAATTGCCACCGGACGTACGGGACCGCGGGACCTGCAACAAGTCGCTCGGACGCTCGCCAGTCTTCCCGATCTGAAAGCACGGCTGACGAATCGCAAATCCGAGCGACTTCAGTTTGTGGAGGCCCATTTACACCTGTGTCCTGAGCTACGGGCTCAACTGGAATCTTCGCTCGCCGATGAATGCCCCTTGGCCGCATCGGACGGTAACTTCATTCGTCAAGGCTTCGACAAAGAACTCGATGCACTGCGTTTGCTGGCCCGCGGCGGCAAGGAATGGATCGCCGCGTACCAGAGAGAACAGATGGAAGCGACGGGCATTCAAAACTTGAAGGTCGGTTACAACAAGGTCTTCGGGTACTTCCTCGAAGCCAACAATTCACAACGGGACAAGATTCCGGATCATTTCATTCGAAAACAGACTCTTAAGAATTGCGAACGGTTCATCACACCCGAGCTGAAAGAGTACGAGGAAAAGGTCCTGGCGGCGGATGATCAGGCATCGGCGCGCGAGCAGTTGTTGTTTCAAAACCTGCGTTTGCAGACCCACCAGCATCTTTCAATACTGCAGGAAGTCGCAACCGCGATCGCCGAATTGGACGTCCTCGCGGCGCTTGCGGAGATCGCCAGTGGACGGAAATGGGTACGTCCCGAATTGACCGACGATTCCATTTTACAGATCGAAGCCGGGCGTCATCCTGTGCTGGACGTGACGCTGCCACAGGGAGAATTTGTTCCGAACGACTGCGTTCATTCGCCCGAGGCCGGAATGATTCTGCTGATCACCGGCCCCAACATGGCTGGTAAAAGCACTTACATTCGCCAGGTCGCTCTGATCACGCTGCTTGCCCAGGCCGGTTCGTTCGTGCCAGCGGAAACCGCCACGATCGGGATTGCCGACCGGATCTTTGCGAGAGTCGGGGCGAGTGATGAATTGAGCCGAGGTCAAAGTACCTTTATGGTTGAGATGGTCGAAACCGCCCGGATTTTGAATACCGCCTCACCGCGAAGTCTCGTGATCCTCGACGAGATTGGACGTGGAACCAGCACGTACGATGGTTTGTCTTTGGCCTGGGCAATCACCGAATACTTGCACGAGCAGATCGGTTGTCGCACGCTGTTCGCGACGCATTATCATGAATTGACACAGCTTGAAGAAACGTTGCCTCGCGTTGCGAACTTGAATGTCGCCGTGAAGGAATGGAACGATGAAGTGGTCTTCTTGCACCGCATCGTTTCCGGCGGCGCCGACAAAAGCTATGGGATTCATGTCGCACGACTTGCCGGTATCCCCAAAGCGGTCAACGAACGAGCGAAGGATGTCCTGGCACAACTCGAAGTCGACCACCGTGATTCACTCGACCGCCCCACCTTGTCCCCGCCAGGTGACGCTGCAAAACAAAATCACTACCAATTGACGTTGTTCGGTTTCGCGGACCATCCCTTGTTGGATGAGCTTCAGAAGTTGGATGTCAATGCGATGACGCCCATGGACGCGTTGCAGTTTTTGCAAGCGGCGAAGAACCAATTGCAAACACCTGCCAAGTCGTAA
- a CDS encoding sugar ABC transporter substrate-binding protein has protein sequence MPNKILTVALVLLVATIAGCHSPSSDTSDKPRVALIMKSLANEFFSTMENGAKDHQRAHDDQYELLSNGIKDERDLARQAAMVDEMVASGVDAIVIAPADSKALVPALRKAKKKGVVVVNIDNRLDAEVLRQEQIAIPFVGPDNKAGAKKVGEYLATRLSKGDKVAVLEGIRTSFNGQQRQLGFEEAMTEAGIEIVDSQSAEWETVKANTIAASILSEHPEIKAILASNDSMALGALAAVRSAGRSGEVIVVGFDNISAVQQAIREDKILATADQHGDQLAVFGIEAALKMLADPLVESEDIETPVDLITSESLAK, from the coding sequence ATGCCCAACAAAATCCTTACGGTTGCTTTGGTCTTGCTGGTGGCCACCATCGCTGGTTGCCATTCCCCCTCTTCGGACACCAGCGACAAGCCTCGCGTCGCCTTGATCATGAAGTCGCTCGCCAATGAATTTTTTTCGACCATGGAAAATGGTGCGAAGGACCATCAACGTGCACATGATGACCAGTACGAATTGTTGTCCAACGGGATCAAGGACGAACGTGACCTGGCTCGGCAAGCGGCAATGGTGGACGAAATGGTCGCCAGCGGTGTGGATGCAATCGTAATTGCGCCAGCGGATTCCAAGGCATTGGTCCCGGCACTTCGCAAGGCGAAGAAAAAAGGCGTCGTGGTTGTCAATATTGACAATCGGCTTGACGCGGAGGTACTTCGACAAGAGCAGATTGCAATCCCGTTCGTCGGTCCTGACAACAAAGCGGGAGCAAAGAAAGTGGGCGAGTATTTGGCGACGCGTCTTTCGAAAGGCGATAAAGTGGCTGTGCTCGAAGGCATTCGAACGTCCTTCAACGGCCAGCAGCGTCAGCTCGGTTTTGAAGAAGCGATGACGGAGGCCGGGATTGAAATCGTCGACAGCCAATCGGCCGAATGGGAAACGGTAAAGGCCAACACGATCGCAGCATCGATTTTAAGTGAACATCCTGAGATCAAGGCAATTCTTGCGTCCAACGACAGCATGGCGCTCGGGGCACTCGCGGCAGTGCGCAGTGCTGGCCGAAGCGGCGAAGTGATCGTGGTCGGATTCGATAACATCTCTGCGGTTCAACAAGCGATTCGCGAAGACAAGATTTTGGCGACCGCCGATCAGCATGGTGATCAACTGGCGGTCTTTGGCATTGAGGCTGCTTTGAAAATGCTTGCCGATCCGCTTGTCGAGAGCGAAGACATTGAAACGCCGGTTGATTTGATCACCAGCGAGTCGCTGGCGAAATGA
- a CDS encoding sulfatase, with protein MFHRLISCLVVVLLTSAVFADRPNVLMIAIDDLNDWVEPLGGHPDVKTPAMAALAARGLTFTNAHCQAPLCNPSRTSLMTGLRPTDTGVYGLSPWFRALPEFKDRVTLPQYFQSHGYRTLIGGKIYHGGNGRGRDAEKECDVWGPNASVGAKPEKKLIPPTPGGNHPLMDWGTFPHRDEDKGDWQVASWAVDQLESMPDEQPFFLSVGFFLPHVPCYATQKWFDLYPDQTMTMPPLLPGDRDDTPESSWYIHWDLPEPRLSWLEANHQTRPLVRSYLACVSFVDSQVGRVLDALEASPYAGNTIVVLWSDHGYHLGEKAISGKNSLWARSTHVPLIFAGPGVPKDSKCNQPAELLDIYPTLAALAALDEPQGMEGISLLPQIEDPQRPRERPAICSHNAGNHSVCDTRWRYIRYADGAEELYDRNADPDEYDNLVAPGRDRLPFADVIAKLSQWLPTDERPLAAGSAHRILERRADGFYWEEKKIVPSERVR; from the coding sequence ATGTTCCACCGATTGATTTCGTGCTTGGTTGTTGTTCTTCTCACCTCCGCCGTGTTTGCCGATCGCCCCAATGTTTTGATGATCGCCATCGATGACCTGAACGATTGGGTTGAACCCCTCGGAGGTCACCCCGATGTAAAAACACCTGCAATGGCTGCTTTGGCCGCGCGTGGCTTGACGTTCACCAATGCTCATTGCCAAGCTCCGCTGTGTAACCCCAGCCGCACGTCGTTGATGACGGGGCTACGGCCAACCGATACTGGCGTATACGGCTTGTCACCCTGGTTTCGCGCACTGCCGGAATTCAAGGACCGCGTAACGCTACCACAATATTTTCAGAGCCATGGTTACCGCACGCTGATCGGAGGAAAAATCTATCATGGCGGAAATGGACGTGGCCGGGACGCTGAAAAAGAGTGCGATGTCTGGGGGCCCAATGCGTCGGTTGGCGCGAAGCCTGAAAAGAAACTCATTCCGCCGACACCGGGCGGCAATCACCCCTTGATGGACTGGGGCACCTTTCCTCATCGCGACGAGGACAAGGGCGATTGGCAAGTTGCGTCGTGGGCCGTCGACCAGCTTGAATCGATGCCCGATGAACAACCTTTTTTTCTCTCGGTCGGTTTCTTTTTGCCTCATGTACCCTGTTACGCCACACAGAAATGGTTCGACCTGTATCCTGATCAAACCATGACGATGCCGCCCCTGTTGCCGGGCGATCGGGATGACACCCCCGAATCGTCGTGGTACATCCATTGGGATTTACCCGAGCCGAGGTTGAGTTGGCTTGAAGCGAACCATCAAACGCGACCGCTCGTCAGATCGTACTTAGCATGCGTCAGTTTCGTCGACAGCCAAGTCGGCCGCGTCCTCGACGCGCTCGAAGCATCCCCGTATGCCGGCAATACAATCGTTGTCTTGTGGAGCGATCATGGGTACCACTTGGGCGAGAAAGCCATCTCTGGAAAGAATTCGCTGTGGGCACGGTCAACTCACGTTCCGTTGATCTTTGCGGGTCCCGGCGTACCGAAGGATTCAAAATGCAATCAGCCGGCTGAGTTGCTTGACATTTATCCCACGTTGGCGGCGTTGGCGGCGCTCGACGAGCCGCAAGGAATGGAGGGAATCAGCCTGTTGCCGCAAATCGAGGATCCGCAGCGACCGCGCGAGCGACCGGCGATTTGTTCTCACAATGCGGGGAACCATAGCGTCTGTGATACGCGTTGGCGTTACATTCGCTATGCCGATGGAGCCGAAGAGTTGTACGATCGGAACGCGGATCCCGACGAGTACGACAATCTGGTCGCCCCTGGCCGTGACCGATTGCCGTTCGCGGACGTGATCGCGAAGTTGAGTCAATGGTTGCCCACCGACGAACGTCCGCTTGCCGCTGGCAGCGCCCATCGAATTCTCGAGCGACGCGCAGACGGTTTCTACTGGGAAGAGAAAAAAATTGTTCCCTCCGAGAGGGTCCGGTAA
- a CDS encoding peroxiredoxin, which translates to MSVLVQQQAPDFTAQAVMPDGQFKEVSLSDYRGQYVMLFFWPLDFTFVCPTEIIAFSDRASDFEKLGVQILGVSIDSHYTHFAWTSTPRNQGGIGKTEYPLIADLNKQISRDYDVLLDAGIALRGLFLIDKDGIVRHQVVNDLPLGRNVDEALRIVKALQHFEKHGEVCPANWQEGSRTIKPGVEESKAFFSAEYKG; encoded by the coding sequence ATGAGCGTACTTGTTCAACAGCAAGCCCCCGATTTTACTGCCCAAGCTGTCATGCCCGATGGGCAGTTCAAAGAGGTCTCTTTGTCCGATTATCGCGGGCAGTACGTGATGCTGTTCTTTTGGCCCTTGGACTTCACCTTCGTCTGCCCCACCGAGATTATCGCGTTTAGTGACCGAGCGTCCGATTTCGAAAAACTGGGGGTGCAGATTCTGGGTGTGTCGATTGATAGTCACTACACCCATTTTGCCTGGACCAGTACGCCGCGCAATCAAGGCGGCATTGGCAAAACGGAATACCCACTGATCGCCGATTTGAACAAGCAAATCTCTCGCGATTACGACGTCTTGCTCGATGCCGGCATCGCTCTGCGAGGTCTATTCTTGATCGACAAAGACGGCATCGTGCGTCACCAAGTGGTCAATGACTTGCCGCTTGGTCGTAACGTCGACGAAGCGCTGCGGATTGTCAAAGCGCTTCAGCATTTCGAAAAGCATGGCGAAGTGTGCCCCGCGAATTGGCAAGAAGGCAGCCGCACGATCAAACCGGGCGTCGAAGAAAGCAAAGCGTTTTTCAGCGCCGAATACAAGGGTTAA